The segment CTCAGTCCATGTCCTACTTTGACTTCATCTCGGGAAGCCCGCTCACCGGTCTTAAGCTTACTAACGGAGGCAGTGGTTATACATCTCCTCCCACAGTCACGATCTCGGCACCAACCGGCGCTGGCGGTACAACTGCTACAGCAGAAGCTAAACTGGCTACCAGATCTGTTGCAAGTGTTACAGTAAATAGTGGAGGAAATGGTTACACTTCCGCACCCACTGTCGGCTTCATAGGTGGCGGTGGGACAGGCGCGACAGCAACGGCAGCATTGGCTCCCACAGGAGTTGCCACCATCACAGTAACGAACGGAGGGAGAGGCTATACCACGGCACCTACCGTTAACATCATTGGTGGCGGCGGGACTGGTGCTAAAGCTACGGCTACAGTACAGGGCAATCAGGTTAGAAGCGTTACCGTCACCGATGCAGGTAGTGGCTACACTTTCGCTCCCACGGTCACTTTCACAGGTGGAGGGGGTACGGGTGCTACCGCTACAGCAGCATTAACTCCTTCTGTTGTTGCCAGTGTCACAGTTACCAGGTCAGGTAGCGGTTATACATCCGCGCCCACTGTCAACTTTATAGGTGGTGGTGGAACGGGCGCTGCTGCAACGGCCGTATTAAGCCCGGCAGCGGTAGCGAGCCTTAACCTGATAAATGGAGGCAGTGGCTATACATCTGCACCCACAGTTACTTTAACAGGTGACGGGACTAGGGCAGCCGCGGTTGCCATCGGGATTCCAATACCCTTTGAGCCCAAAGCCATTCAGGACGAAATGGGAGAAGCTTTCGACAATGAATATGGACGTATGAGCGCCATGCTGGGTCTTGAGCTACCAAATGCTGCTGCCGGAGCACAGGATTTCATCCTCATACCTTTCCTGTCTGCACCTGTTGATATAATAGGGGCCCCGGTCGGAACACTGGGAGATGGGATCCAGGTATGGAGAATAACCCATAATGGTGTGGATACACACACTGTACATGTTCACTTGTTTAATGCGCAGATCATTAACCGTGTTGCATGGGACAATGCTGTAAGACCACCTGATCTTAACGAGATGGGCTGGAAGGAAACTTTCAGAGTGAATCCACTGCAGGACACCTTCATTGCATTCAAACCTGTAGCTCCCACACAGCCATTCAAGATCCCCAACAGTATTCGTCCGCTTGATCCGACGATGCCTCTGGGTGATCCATTGATTGCTCCAACAGGAGGATGGAAAGACACGGCCGGAAATCCAGTTACTGTCAGCAACCACTTGGTCAACTTTGGATGGGAGTATCTCTACCACTGCCACCTGCTGGCACATGAAGAGTTTGATATGATGCACTCGGTTATTTTGGGAGTTACACCCGATGCACCTGTGAATCTTGTAGCGGTAAGGAGCGGTAACGGCAATAATCAGAGAGTGACATTGACGTGGAATGATAACTCCTCTGATGAAGTGTCCTTTAAAGTTCAGAGAGCTACCGTAGCTACTGGTCCGTGGACCACTATCTCAACCGTACCTTCCTCAACAGGACCGGGGACAGGTAGTATAAAAACCAGCACAGATACAACCATGGCAAGAGGGACTACGTACTACTATAGGATACTGGCAACCAACGTGGTCGGAGACACTACTGTGTATCCGGCACCTGCCATAGGATTCCCGACAATATCTTATGACTCAACGCCATCCAACACTGCAACAGCTACTACAGCCTAATGTAAAAGGCTTCTCAGGGAGGATATATTTCTTCCCTGAATTTTATTTTTATACACAGCGACTTAAGCAATTGTGCATAAATTTGCCCGCTGTTAGTTAGGTTTTGCCTATTCCTCAAAATTGTCACATCTGGGTATGTCATATTCATAGCGTCCAATAAATCTCCCTTTTCATATCCATAATTTTGCTTCAGTATTCTACAGTGTATACTAAATTCAGAAGATTTTATTTTATATAATAATACGAAATCTCGGCTCTGTAGAAAACCTGTTTCCTGCTGAAAATTACTTATTGCTTTAAAAATTATAAAAACCCAAAATGGTAGTTGCGTCAAAACACAAAGGAAATGGTTAGTGTTTGTGTAACACGTACTTAAATTTTGTTGATACATCGCTAGAGGTATCAGGAAATTCGCATTTGCAGATATACAATTGCAAGTATTCCAAGAGGACTTATACGCAGCATCAACTATTAACCTTGGTTTTGTTGAAGAGTATCTCAACACAGACTACAGAAATATCGTTGAACTTGTTGAATTGATGGACAAGAGTGGAGTTTGATGAAAAACTGTATCATAACAGAAACATGATAGAAACGATGTCCTCAGTCCTTAAACGAAAATATGGGAAAGAGATCAATCCAGGAAATATTGGAATCAAGTAAAAGAGATTAAAATTAATAGTAGACAACCTTGGCAGGTCTGCCAAGGTTGTTTATTCAATTCAAACGAGGATTTCTACAGAGCCTACATGGGCTCTATTTTATCCTATGCTGGAAAAGATGTCAAGTGAAGTTATGAGATAGGATCATTATCTAATTAATCACTATCAGGTCAAATGTCCCATCGAGACAGGAGATTACAAAATCGTGAAAATACTGTACATTCTCCGACATCTCGTCACATATAGAACGGGAAACATAAATGCTGATATGAGGAGTTCGGTTTTGATCTTTCTTCAGTTCAAGATAGAGGCTCTGGAAGATCTCAATCAGTGTCTTCAGATTAACACGCCTGATTATCCTTATGTGACCCACACCATCGGAATCTATCATAACTCGATAGTTCTTATTGGTCTTGATAATCCGGTCACCTTCTTTCATTGTTCCTCCACAGGGATATATTTCCCCTCGCACATTATAATTGGATAATCACAATTGTGAATCAATTGCTTTTCAAAATAGATATATTTGCCGACATCACTTGATAATCACTGTTCCATTAAAAATAGAGGGTCATGAAACCCAGCGTGCTCAGTAATGCTGAGATTCAAACCCCTTTCCATGGATGTTGAAAGGCCAGCACGTTGTTATTTTAATCTTTTCAGTCCCCGCATACTTCTGGTTCAGGCCGGATAGACAACAATATGGTTTTCAGTTGTTTTTATCTTCTCTTCGTTTTCACGGTTCCTAAGAAGTGTATCAGACCAGCTCTCTGCCCAGACCTTAAGATCATCAGACTCCAGAGGTGCAGGAACATACTTTTGGTCATTGTTCAGGATACTCCTTGCCAGCTCCCTGTATAGTTCCGCCTGCTCGGAGTCCGGCGCGTGTTCTATCACCGTCTGGCCCCTGAGTTCACTTCTTGTAACATCCAGCGAACGTGGAACATACCCTGCAACCGTTGTCTGAGTATGCTTTGCAAAATCATTGATTATATCTTTCTGGATAGGCTGATTCATCGAATTTGCAATTATTCCGCTGAAAAGCGCACCGCCGCTGTTTGCATATTTCCGGATACCTTTAAACAGGTTGTTTGCAGCATATATTGCCATAAAATCCGATGATGCAACGGTATATACCTGCTCGGCAACCCCTTCACGAATAGGTATAGAGAAGCCTCCGCAGACAACGTCGCCTAATACATCATAGATCACTATATCGGGCTTGAATTCCTCAAATACATTCTTTTGCTTCAGGAGTTCGATAGCAGTGATGATTCCCCTGCCGGCGCATCCGACCCCCGGCTCCGGTCCACCTGCCTCAATACACTTTATACCATTGAAACCATCATGTACAATATCTTCGATTTCAATTCTCTTTCTGCTTCTCAGAGCATCAAGGACTGAAGGTATAGATTTTCCTCCTCTCAGGTTGTTTGTGGAATCACTCTTTGGATCACACCCGATTTGCATTACTTTAAGGCCCAGGTCTGAAAAGGCCGCTGAGAGATTTGATGAAGTTGTCGATTTCCCTATGCCTCCTTTTCCATAGATGGCTATATTCCTTGCTTTTGGCATTAAATCACCGGCTATAAATTACGCTAAGTAGATTTATATGCTCATAAATCAGCAAGAATTGACATGGAATATCTGTTTTCCCCTTTTTTGCGGCAAAAATGGGTCTCTCAGATACCAATGCCTCTTTTGGATTTATTCTGATTTTCAAATATGTTCTTATTTTCATGTTTCTTCTGATTTTTCAGAAAAGTATAAGTCTCCAGAAAACGTACTTGATCATGAGAGATCAGAATGACTAAAAAGAAGAACGTCAATGAAGTCTGTAATCATGAGGGATTGGCGTGCGATTGCAATCAGGGTTCTGAATGCAGGGTAGAGGCAATCCTCAGTGTTGATGAAAGGGGACAGATGGTGCTACCAAAAGACGTGCGGGATAAAGCGGGCATCAATAGCGGGAATAAGCTTGCTTTGATCAGCTGGGGAAAGGAAGGTAGTATCTGTTGTCTTGCTCTCATCAAAGCCGAGAACCTTAGCGGAATGATAAAAGAGGTACTTGATCCATTGATGCACATGAATGATAAAAAGGAGTGAAATCACATGGATAATGACAAGACAAACGGTTCGTCATGCCCATGTGCACCGAGGAGATCTGATACAATCTCATTCATTAAGCTGGCTCACAGTAAGCCGGTATCTGAGCTTCTTACCATTACAGGCAAGCTCACACTTAATGACCGGCTCGGTCACTTTCTTGCCCTCTGGGGAGTGAACCGGATGGGACATATTGTAAAACCCGGCCTTTACAAGATGGGTGAGCCAACTATAGATTCTCCTGTGTTTGTTTCGGCAAATTACACACTGAGTTTTGATGCGGTCCGCCGCGCTCTTGCTGGCACAGATTGCTACATTCTTGTTCTGGATACAAAGGGAGTGAATGTATGGTGTGCTGCAGGCAAGGGCACATTCGGGACAGAGGAACTAGTGCATCGCATCGCATGGTCAGGGCTTTCCGGCATTGTCAGCCACCGCGCTCTCATATTGCCGCAGCTAAGTGCTCCTGGGATCTCGGCGCATGAAGTACAGCGCCGTTCCGGTTTCAGGGTGGAATATGGCCCGGTCCGTGCCAGTGATCTTCCCGAATACATTAAAACACGCGAGGCAACGCCCGAAATGCGCAGGGTCCAGTTCTCATTCAGAGACAGGCTGGTCCTCACTCCGGTAGAATTACTCCATGTGGCACTACCGACGCTTGTTGCTGCCATTATTCTTTACCTCCTTGCAGGCCCTCTGGCAGCCCTTGCTGCGATCACCGCAGTGCTTGCTGGAACTGTGTTCTTTCCGGCCTTGCTTCCTTTCATCCCCACACATGATTTCAGCACAAAAGGGCTTATTCTGGGAGTTATCGTTGCAATTCCCTTTTCAATTCCCTTTGCGACAAATCCTGAAATGCCGTTCTGGGCGAATATGCTTACAGCTCTTGTCCCACTTATGATAATGCCGGTTGTGACGGCATACCTGGCCCTTAACTTCACAGGTTGTACAACATTCACTTCAAGGACCGGCGTCAAGAAAGAGATTTATAGATATGTGCCTGTCATGGCGCTCATGGCAGGGTTTGGGATTCTGCTCTTAGTCATTCTTGGAATAGTCCGGTTTATGAAGGTGATCTGATGTTTGATTCTTATCTTGAGAACACTCTCCTGTATAATCCTGAAAAATGTATCAACTGCCTGAGGTGTACGCATGTCTGTCCCCACGGAGTCTTTGCTGAAGGAAAAGATCATGCTGAACTAATGCAGCCAGCTGCATGCATGGAGTGCGGTGCATGTGCCCTGAACTGTCCTGTCCGGGCAATAGAAGTGCAGAGCGGTGTCGGCTGTGCATGGGCAATGATCCGTGCAGCACTCAGAGGCAAGGGTATGGATAATGGAGAATGCGGTTGCGGAGGAGAAGAGAGATCCTGCTGTGGTGAGAGCACAAAGGAATCATCCTCATATAGAGAAGAAATGTCCATCCCAGAGGATTAAAGGGATTGCAAAATCATTGTGTACATTGACTCTCCTGTCATCAGGATTCTGAGGCTGCTATACTTTCCTGCTCATCTTTTTTCTCTTCCTTTGTTTGCGATTGCCGCAAAAATTAGGATTACTTGAATAAAGATCCTATATTTGCTGATTTCCTGGTTTATATATCCATAGATCTCAATTGGACATATTAATGCCATGGGCAGAACTTACGGGAGACTGATCCATCGAGATAAAGAGTTCTCTTGTGGAGTAATACTAATGTCAGGAACAGAACTTACTGAAAATCAACTGATCGACAACAAGATCGATCTATCCAAAGCCACATGTCCCAACAGGGAACAAAGGGCAAACGGCATTAACGTCTGGTATGGAAAAGCAAGTGACCTTGCAAAACAGGCGCGCTCCGGCTGCCTTAAGCAGGGAGAGCGGAACTTTCAGCAATCAAGCGGTTGTGTTCTTAACTTTTATCTCTCGGTAAGGGTTGGAACGATCCGTGATGCTGCCGTAATATACCATGCGCCTGTGGGATGCTCATCATCAGCACTCGGGTACCGAGAACTATACCGTCATATTCCTGTTGAGATGGGCCGTCCGGCTAACTACGATCTTCACTGGATGACAACAAATCTTGGTGAGAAAGATGTAGTCTACGGCGCAGGCGACAAGCTTGGTGCAGCAATAAAGGAAGCACAGAGGCGTTATAATCCTAAAGCTATCTTCATACTGACATCCTGTGCATCAGGGATCATAGGCGAGGATATCGAAGGAGTGGTTGCACAGGTGCAGCCCGAAGTATCTGCAAAAATAGTCCCGATACACTGTGAGGGATCAAGATCAAAGCTTGTGCAGACAGGTTATGATGCATTCTGGCACGGAGTACTGAAGTATCTCATCAGGAAACCGGAAAAGAAGCAGAAGGACCTCGTAAATGTGGCAAGTATGCTCTCCTACACCTGGCAGGACAGGCTTGAGATAAAGCGCCTTCTTGGAAAGCTGGGTCTGAGAGTAAATTTCGTCCCTGAGTTTGCATCGGTGGAAGACTTAGAGATGCTCTCTGAAGCCGCCGTCACAGCACCGCTGTGTCCGACTTATACTGATTATCTGTCACGAGGTCTTGAGCAGGAATTTGGCGTTCCATATTTCCTATACCCCTCGCCCATGGGAGTTGCACATACCGATGAATGGCTCAGGCAGATAGGTAAGTACACGGGCAAGGAAAAGGAAGCAGAGGAGCTGATCAAAGAAGAGCACGCAAAATGGCTCCCGAAACTGAAAGCGATCAGAGAACAGTTTGCGAACATAAAAGGTAACGGTGAAAAGATAGAAGTCCTCGGTGCACTCGGCCAGGGAAGGCTTCTTGCACAGGTGCCTTACTTCGATGAACTGGGACTGAAGTCATCTGCTGCGATGTGTCAGGACTTTGACAACCTCATACTGGAAGACATGGAGAGATTGATCGCTGAAATGGGAGATTTCGACATACTGGTCAATACATTCCAGGCTGCAGAGCAGACGCATATCACTAACCGGCTTAACCCCGATATTGCAATGACCTGTCCCTTCCAGGGGGGTGCGTTCAAGCGTGACAAAGGTGTCACAAGAGTGCATGCCTTAAGGTCCGATCCTCACCCCTGGAGCGCGCAAAGTGGCTACACAGGAGCGATAGCATTTGGAAGTTTCCTCCTGCAGTCGCTGAAAAGCCATTCCTATCAGAGGACCATGCTGGAAAAGACAAAGAGCACATACAAGGACTGGTGGTACCAGCAGCCGAATTCACTGTACTACTTACAGTCAGAGGAAGAACAGGTATAAATCATGGAATCAAGAGTATATTCAGAAACAGATTCTTCGCAGACAGGCGAGTTCATATCGGATGCAATCGAGGCACCGCGTTACTCCTGTGCCCTTGGAGGAGCATATTCAACATCAATAGGTATATTCGGGACAGTACCGATACTTCATTCCGGAGCAGGATGTGGGATTGGTCAGCTCTTTGGGCAGTTCTACGGAGGAGGACAGAATGCAGGAGGGCCTCATGGAGGGACAAGTACTCCATGTTCCTCTTTAGTTGAAGAGCATGTTATCTTTGGTGGTGAGAAAAAACTTAGTAATCTCATCAAGTCGACATCTGAGTTGGTCAACGGCGAGCTGCTTGCGGTCATTTCAGGCTGCATACCGTCACTGATAGGTGATGATGTGGAGTCTGTCGTCAGGCAATTCAGGGAGAAAGAGGAGAATATCCCTATAGTGCATGTGAATACTGCCGGATTTGCAGGAAATTCATATCAGGGATATGAGTACTTTTTCGATGCGGTGATAGATCAGCTCCTTGAAGAGACTCCTGTGGAAAAAGGCAGAGTGAACATATTCGGCATAGTACCTTTCCAGCATATATTCTGGAAGGGCGAGGCAAGAGAGATAAAAACCCTTCTTGAAAAGATTGGATTGAAACCAAATGTGATCATAGGAGAATTCGGTGCACTTGAGAATCTCAAAAATATCCCTTCAGCAGAATACAACATTGTCCTTTCGTCATGGGTTGGACATAAGACTGCAAACAAGCTGAAGGAGAAGTTCGGAACCCCATATATCTCCTTCCCAGGAGTACCTGTCGGACAAAAGCAGACAGCTGAGTTCCTCAGGATAGTCGGAAAAAAGCTGGGTGCTTCTTCGGACGTGATCGAAAATCTCATTGAAACCGAGGAAAGGCGGGCCTACAGGTTTACCGAGTATGTGGGAGACATTCTTCTCATAGCCAGGCCACATCCGTATTTTGCGGTTGTTGCCGACAGCAACTCTGCTGTGGGCATTACAAAATATCTGACAAATGAGATGGGATACCTTCCAGATATTGTGCAGATAACGGATAATCCACCTGAGGAAGCACGTGAGCTAATAAACAATGAACTGACAGGGAATCTCGAAACGCCTGCATGGCCGGATATTGTATATGAAGTGGATTCTCATAGAATTCGACAGAATCTGAAAGACAGAAGTTTCCTGTTCCTGCTTGCCAGCTCCCTTGAGACCTTTATAGCAGGGCCGGAATTTGGTGCCATACATCTATCAGTTGCATTCCCAACCCATGACCGTGTGATCCTCGAACGTAGCTATGCAGGATTTAGCGGAGGACTCAATCTGATGGAAGATGTCATGAGCAAGTATGCTGGGCCTTTGTGAGTGAGTACAGTCCCCATTCACTCCTTTTTTAAGATTTTTATTTATTTTTTGCCTCAGTACTAATGTACAAATACCAGAGTGGCCATACCGGACGGATACGAGAAACACATATTTATCCATGAAATGCAAAAGGACTTAGGTGCATCCTGGAACGCGCAGCCAAAGGTGGTTCAAAGTGAACGACGAGATATTTGAAGGAATCCACAGAGGTCTGACCGTCGAACATATTATGACCCCCCTAGATGAGTTTTGTTTTTATCCCCAAGATTCTGCTCTTCATAAAGATATAACTGTCTTTCCTATCAAAGATGATGACGGGAAGATAACCAGGTATTTTGACAGCAAGTCTTCCAAGGAGTGCTATATCCTGCCGAATAAGACCGTTTCAAAAGACCTGGACCTGATGTCCCTGATCAAAATGCTGGACAAGCGATCTTTCTTTTTCGTTGTTCATGCTGACATTGTGGGAATAGTCACTGTGGCAGACCTGAGAAAGGGAGCTGTGCGAATGTTCTTCTATTTGCTGCTTTACAGGCTGGAGAATCATATGAAGATGTTCTTCAAGGAGAGGATATCTGAAGAAGAGTTCATCAGGATTGCGAAACCCAAATGCAGGACGCAGAAAAAAGATTATGCACTGTCTGTTTTTGAAGAATGCTCTTTTTATGACTATCTTGCGGGCCTGAAGAATTATGATGTCTTCAAACAGAAGCATGGCATGTCTATCCGGGATGTTGAGGAGTTTGGAGGCCTTGACAGATTCAGGAACTGGATAATGCATCCTTCAAGGGAGGATGTCAAGGTGAAAATCGACTCAGAGATAGATTACAATCATTACCTTTTCAAGCAGCTTGAGAGGATCCAGAGGCTTGAGGAATTACTAAAACTGTGCGATTGAAAGTATACAAAGCCAGCTTATACTGAATATTAGTAAGAATGTTAATACTGCTAACATGTATCTATTATGACTGATCTGGGATCTGAGTATTAGAGCCAATGTTATGAATTCCTATAATTAGAAGTTATCCATAACTTTTGTTTACTTGTATGCATTATTCTCAGTCTTTATTCCGGCATGATAGATTTATGTCAAGTTAACTAAAAGTGAGCTAAACATCATGAGTTTTGCAAAGAATGCTCCTGAACATCAAAAATGGATGGAAGCTGTATTAAAGCTAAGTAAGGCCAGCAAATTAGATAAAAACAGGTGAACTTGCATATATTGCTGTCCTTGCGACTTTAAGACTGGAAAGCGGTATATTTTTTCATGTAAAACATGCGAGAATGTTAGGAGCTTCACTGGATGAAGTAATAAATGCCATCCTGATAGGGTTACCTGCTGCCGGAAATGCTGTAATTAAATCAATATTTTTCCAACAATATTATTTTGTTACTCCAGTCAAGGTATCGGCAATATTTTCCTCAAACTGAACTGGTAAATAGAGTGAAACGATATTAGCAGATTGAATCACTCTTAGTGTTCTTAT is part of the Methanolobus chelungpuianus genome and harbors:
- a CDS encoding AAA family ATPase, with the translated sequence MPKARNIAIYGKGGIGKSTTSSNLSAAFSDLGLKVMQIGCDPKSDSTNNLRGGKSIPSVLDALRSRKRIEIEDIVHDGFNGIKCIEAGGPEPGVGCAGRGIITAIELLKQKNVFEEFKPDIVIYDVLGDVVCGGFSIPIREGVAEQVYTVASSDFMAIYAANNLFKGIRKYANSGGALFSGIIANSMNQPIQKDIINDFAKHTQTTVAGYVPRSLDVTRSELRGQTVIEHAPDSEQAELYRELARSILNNDQKYVPAPLESDDLKVWAESWSDTLLRNRENEEKIKTTENHIVVYPA
- the hgcC gene encoding HgcAB-associated protein HgcC is translated as MTKKKNVNEVCNHEGLACDCNQGSECRVEAILSVDERGQMVLPKDVRDKAGINSGNKLALISWGKEGSICCLALIKAENLSGMIKEVLDPLMHMNDKKE
- the hgcA gene encoding mercury methylation corrinoid protein HgcA; translation: MDNDKTNGSSCPCAPRRSDTISFIKLAHSKPVSELLTITGKLTLNDRLGHFLALWGVNRMGHIVKPGLYKMGEPTIDSPVFVSANYTLSFDAVRRALAGTDCYILVLDTKGVNVWCAAGKGTFGTEELVHRIAWSGLSGIVSHRALILPQLSAPGISAHEVQRRSGFRVEYGPVRASDLPEYIKTREATPEMRRVQFSFRDRLVLTPVELLHVALPTLVAAIILYLLAGPLAALAAITAVLAGTVFFPALLPFIPTHDFSTKGLILGVIVAIPFSIPFATNPEMPFWANMLTALVPLMIMPVVTAYLALNFTGCTTFTSRTGVKKEIYRYVPVMALMAGFGILLLVILGIVRFMKVI
- a CDS encoding nitrogenase component 1, producing MSGTELTENQLIDNKIDLSKATCPNREQRANGINVWYGKASDLAKQARSGCLKQGERNFQQSSGCVLNFYLSVRVGTIRDAAVIYHAPVGCSSSALGYRELYRHIPVEMGRPANYDLHWMTTNLGEKDVVYGAGDKLGAAIKEAQRRYNPKAIFILTSCASGIIGEDIEGVVAQVQPEVSAKIVPIHCEGSRSKLVQTGYDAFWHGVLKYLIRKPEKKQKDLVNVASMLSYTWQDRLEIKRLLGKLGLRVNFVPEFASVEDLEMLSEAAVTAPLCPTYTDYLSRGLEQEFGVPYFLYPSPMGVAHTDEWLRQIGKYTGKEKEAEELIKEEHAKWLPKLKAIREQFANIKGNGEKIEVLGALGQGRLLAQVPYFDELGLKSSAAMCQDFDNLILEDMERLIAEMGDFDILVNTFQAAEQTHITNRLNPDIAMTCPFQGGAFKRDKGVTRVHALRSDPHPWSAQSGYTGAIAFGSFLLQSLKSHSYQRTMLEKTKSTYKDWWYQQPNSLYYLQSEEEQV
- a CDS encoding nitrogenase component 1, which produces MESRVYSETDSSQTGEFISDAIEAPRYSCALGGAYSTSIGIFGTVPILHSGAGCGIGQLFGQFYGGGQNAGGPHGGTSTPCSSLVEEHVIFGGEKKLSNLIKSTSELVNGELLAVISGCIPSLIGDDVESVVRQFREKEENIPIVHVNTAGFAGNSYQGYEYFFDAVIDQLLEETPVEKGRVNIFGIVPFQHIFWKGEAREIKTLLEKIGLKPNVIIGEFGALENLKNIPSAEYNIVLSSWVGHKTANKLKEKFGTPYISFPGVPVGQKQTAEFLRIVGKKLGASSDVIENLIETEERRAYRFTEYVGDILLIARPHPYFAVVADSNSAVGITKYLTNEMGYLPDIVQITDNPPEEARELINNELTGNLETPAWPDIVYEVDSHRIRQNLKDRSFLFLLASSLETFIAGPEFGAIHLSVAFPTHDRVILERSYAGFSGGLNLMEDVMSKYAGPL
- a CDS encoding carboxymuconolactone decarboxylase family protein, with product MKTGELAYIAVLATLRLESGIFFHVKHARMLGASLDEVINAILIGLPAAGNAVIKSIFFQQYYFVTPVKVSAIFSSN